The nucleotide sequence TGAGTATttttcttttctgcactttctcttCTTCATATAGATTGTTATAAGAGCAAGTATATGAGATCTGATATTTTGTTATTGAATTTTACTTGGTTATTTTTTCTTCAATGCTCTGTTTTCTTAGCTTAAAGGACAAAttcatgttattattattatgaggGTATCAAACTATAGTGAATTAAAGTAGATTGAGGGAGGAATAATGAAATGTATTTGCTTATTTaaccttgtttgattcctaagcATTGAAATTTCTGGCCTCAGAATTATTAAAACATATTGGAGTCTATAAATAAAACCTTTTCTCTTAGAGGTTTAATTTGTACCCTGAGATTTTGTCATGATACTTTAATACTTCACCTACTAGTATGCAGAATTAGTCTTAAAAATTCAATGTCACTTTTGTTTGGTTATGTTATTTCTTAAATTGCAGTGTAAATATTTCGCTATTTGGTTTCTTCTCAAATTGCAGAATAGAAAGAATGCTTATACTTTAGGATGTATATGGTAAGTTTTCATCTCAAAGACAAAAGCATAAAGATATAGTTTATAAAATAcagatataatatataaaaaaattgtatCTTTGAATGTTTTtgcttattttaatttattttaatccttGTGTAGCCATATACTAGGAGCAATAACATGGCTGCACAGACAGTACCTAAGTTGGCACTAATACATAAGCATGATTGGCTTATTCTTCTGCTTCTTGGTGCTATAGAGATACTCTTGAATTTTATAGAACCCTTTCATCGCTACGTTAATAAAGACATGATCAGAGATCTTACTTTTCCATTCAAAGAAGATACCATACCTATGTGGGGTGTTCCTGTAAGTAGTTTCGCAACTAGACTCCGTTtggtttatgttttattttcagTGTTTTCTGTTTTTGAGGATTTTGTAAAGAAACGTTTTAAAATGAATGACGAGGTTCTGTTGTTTTCTGATTTTCTTAATAAACAGAACATTTTTTTCAAACCAAATGCTGCTaagaaagaaaattttttaagaaaagattgTTCTATATAGCCTCTTATGTTTCttacatttttctttctttttcttttgttggcTTTAGTGCTATTATGATTAGTTTAACAAACTAGTTGATTATTCTTTTGAAACAGATAGTGTCTATACTCGTCcccattcttatttttattgggttttacTTTATAAGAAGGGATATCTACGATTTACACCATGCAATCATGGGTAATTTTCTTTTGATCTTTTAGTCCCTTGTTGATTTATGAACTTTTATTATGCTTGACCCCTGCATTCTATTAACTACTCTTTGGTTTCTTCAACTTGGAACCTTAGGTATCATGTATTCTAGCTTAGTAACAGGTGTTATCACGGATGCGATCAAAGACGCCGTTGGTAGACCACGGCCGAACTTTTTCATGCGTTGTTTCCCCGACAAAATACCGGTTTGTTTTTGTTCTTAACTTCTTATTAAATTCTATGTCCtaagtgtataaaatattttacactgatAGCCAACATAGAATTTGGAAAAATTGACAAATTGTAAATGCTAGTTACTCGTCGTTATTCGATAtaaagataagtatgatatgaaaacGGAGAATAGTTACCAAATGTTTTTGCTAAAAAAGAAAAGTAACCGGTGCCCACTTCTTCGTTATGTTTGATTCTTGTCATTCAGGAGTTTGATGAAGAGACTGGTGATGTTATTTGTCATGGGATTGCGAAAGTTATAAAGGAAGGATACAAAAGTTTTCCAAGTGGGCATACTTCATGTAAGTACTAAGAACATGTTTCATTTTGTTAGTTTCATGTCAGAGAGGACCATGAAAAAGAGTAAGAAGTTTTATCAAATTCATAACTACTATTCATAACATATTGAATATTCAAATTATCTCTTATGCATGGATGTTTACTTTGTTAGTTTTCATTTCTCATAATAAGGTTTGTTATACTATCAATTAGTAAAATGATTTGATGTTAATTCTTTTTGGTAATTAATAATTGTTAAACCAAATGCAGGGTCATTTGCTGGGCTAGCCTTTCTTGCTTGGTACTTATCTGGGAAAATCAGAGTCTTTGATAGAAGGGGCCATATAGCCAAACTATGCATTGTGTTGCTTCCATTACTAATTGCTTCTCTAATTGGAATTACTAGAGTTGACGATTATTGGCATCATTGGACCGATGTCTTTGCCGGAGCTATCATTGGTCAGTACGTAGTATTCTTTAGATGGGCGagcattattttaaataaattgtaAGACAAAAATGCTATCTGTACGCTAAAAAAGTTATTATTTGTTTCACATATTTTTctgaccaaataattagctaCTAGGATAATCAAACCTGCATTTGACGATTAACCAAACTTGTTTTACAGTAGTATAGGAAAAAAGTTTTTATGAGATACTAAATATGTATTTCTATATCCGGTGATTGATTTTTACTGTACACGTAACACGATTGATTATGAAAATATCGTTTACGATCCGTTGAAATTGTTGTACATGTAATATTATTGATTCCTATTAAATCTTNNNNNNNTGgtgagtatttatttatttatttatttgcttaAATTGATGTTGTCTAATACCAAATTGGTttcctttttttcccttttttttgggGGTCAATTTGTGTATGTAGGTTGGGCACCTCATGCATATTTTTATATGACTGAGATATCCATTGAGATGAATAATGACTCTGAAGATTTGGAGAATGAAACAAGAACTAAGTAATTGCTGACTTAATGAAGTAAATGGAGATTGTGTGACACTAACCCATCGTTTTATAATGAGATGCAATGTCAATTTAGCAGTCATAGCTACATGAATCGATGGCTTTATCAATAGGTAATATAAAATCTGTAAATGCTTGTTGAGTTTGGAATATGTTGTAATATATATAAGCTTATTGAAAACttttattatattaaaagaaATTTGACATAGAATGTTAGTTTAATAAATAGGTTAAATTACTTTGTTAGATGTATAATTTCTTCAAATTTGTAATTAAGTTCttatattttaaaagtttttaattGGTTCCTCTATCATCAGTTATAGATTTGTAATTATATTCTTGCCATGTGTGAGCAATGGAGAGGACAAGGGACTGAAGGGAGGATGTAATGGAGAGAAGAGAGGGGAAGGGGGAGGAAGGTTTGGTTGTTCAGAAGTGCGAGGAGTGAGagattgatttttgaatttagaataaaaattacCATGGAATTTACTTCCGAAAAAATCCAATGATAAAGACTAAAGAGAGTGATTGTCAGTGAAATGATGCGTTTTGATTTTTATGGAATTATTGTCCATCAGTCTTAGGGTGTGTTTGTGAAATACGTTGGAGAGGATAAAAGTGCGTTTCAGTGCTTTGAATGCTGTTTTTTGATGTTTGGCAACTTTTCTTCTCTGAACGCCAACGTGATTCTGCATCCCAAAAGCTCCTTCACTAGAAGCAAAATATTATAGCTTCTGCGTTTACTCAAAAGCACGTTTAAGTTGTTActagttattattggttttttcataattttttctaaataaatactgagaatattaaaataattattctaatttttgtgctattttctattttaattttttataatatatattattgtttctattaaaaatgataaattaaataaaaaattaattataaataataataaaaatataacttataaaaaattaaaacttaaaataataataaaaataagattatTAAGAATacttaaaaaaatactaaaatatattattttatatattatttttaatttaataaataaatattaatttttattaaaaaaattataacaaactaaaatatatttttataaaaaatatcatataaaataaatactaaaagaagtattacaaaatcaattttagtaAAATTGTCAAACATAAATTATGTTGGCACAAACTCATTTttaaccaaaatcaattctacaaaATCACTTCCATTCAAGCTCCAATTTACCCAACGTGAATCCAAATACACACTTAGTCAAATAATTGTGTTTGGCGCCATCTTTTTACGACAAATTTATCGTTGGAACGCCGAATTTGACagta is from Arachis ipaensis cultivar K30076 chromosome B01, Araip1.1, whole genome shotgun sequence and encodes:
- the LOC107646874 gene encoding probable lipid phosphate phosphatase 4, whose protein sequence is MYMPYTRSNNMAAQTVPKLALIHKHDWLILLLLGAIEILLNFIEPFHRYVNKDMIRDLTFPFKEDTIPMWGVPIVSILVPILIFIGFYFIRRDIYDLHHAIMGIMYSSLVTGVITDAIKDAVGRPRPNFFMRCFPDKIPEFDEETGDVICHGIAKVIKEGYKSFPSGHTSWSFAGLAFLAWYLSGKIRVFDRRGHIAKLCIVLLPLLIASLIGITRVDDYWHHWTDVFAGAIIGLVVFSIWWKLKCSQLHVKLIPESS